From the genome of Bradyrhizobium elkanii USDA 76, one region includes:
- the soxZ gene encoding thiosulfate oxidation carrier complex protein SoxZ: MPSALINVPAQAKRGSIIEIKTLMSHIMETGYRHTASGNVVPRDIITSFTCRFNGEEVFRADLYPAIAANPFITFFTTVTESGKFEFEWIGDKGFSETAQASITVE; encoded by the coding sequence ATGCCCTCGGCCCTGATCAATGTTCCGGCCCAGGCCAAGCGCGGCAGTATCATCGAGATCAAGACGCTGATGTCGCATATCATGGAGACCGGCTATCGCCACACCGCTTCGGGCAATGTGGTGCCGCGCGACATCATCACGAGCTTCACTTGCCGTTTCAACGGCGAGGAGGTGTTCCGTGCCGATCTTTATCCTGCGATCGCGGCCAATCCGTTCATCACCTTCTTCACCACGGTGACCGAGAGCGGCAAGTTCGAATTCGAGTGGATCGGCGACAAGGGATTTTCGGAGACCGCGCAGGCTTCGATCACGGTCGAATGA
- a CDS encoding SoxY-related AACIE arm protein: MANSDNTTRRTFLTLTGGAAALVIVHPADATPAMLSAAIRNVVGEANVHTGKVKLDIPPLVENGNTVPMTVSVTSPMTADEYVKSIHVFNEKNPQPNIGNFYLGPRAGRAQVSTRIRLADSQKVTAIARLSDDTFWSATADVVVTLAACTEEAI; encoded by the coding sequence ATGGCGAATTCCGATAACACCACACGCCGCACATTCCTGACTCTCACTGGCGGCGCCGCCGCGCTGGTGATCGTGCACCCGGCCGACGCAACGCCGGCGATGCTGTCGGCCGCGATCCGCAATGTCGTCGGCGAGGCCAATGTGCATACCGGCAAGGTCAAGCTCGACATCCCGCCGCTGGTCGAGAACGGCAACACGGTGCCGATGACGGTCAGCGTCACGAGCCCGATGACGGCGGACGAGTATGTGAAGAGCATCCATGTCTTCAACGAGAAGAACCCGCAGCCGAACATCGGTAATTTCTATCTCGGACCGCGCGCTGGACGCGCCCAGGTGTCGACCCGCATCCGCCTCGCCGACAGCCAGAAGGTCACCGCCATCGCGCGGCTCTCCGACGACACGTTCTGGTCGGCCACCGCCGACGTCGTGGTGACGCTCGCCGCCTGCACCGAGGAGGCGATCTGA
- the soxA gene encoding sulfur oxidation c-type cytochrome SoxA — MRIAVCIALLTAMAGAALATEIPLVQRRSGYSFMSPDSKVMQDEDTANPGMLSVLDGEALWTRKAGTANMACADCHNDASASMKGVAAHYPAFDKALQKPVDLEGRINLCRTNHQQASPFAYESRELLALTAYVARQSRGMPITAGDDPELAPFVEHGHALFMQRQGQLNLGCTNCHDDNWDKKLAGSAITQGQPTGYPLYRLEWQALGSLQRRLRACITGIRAQAYDYGSPELVELELYLMTRARGMPVETPAVRP, encoded by the coding sequence ATGAGGATTGCGGTCTGCATCGCGCTGCTGACGGCGATGGCGGGCGCGGCCCTCGCGACCGAGATCCCGCTGGTCCAGCGCCGCTCGGGCTACAGTTTCATGAGCCCGGACAGCAAGGTGATGCAGGACGAGGACACCGCCAATCCCGGCATGCTGTCCGTGCTCGACGGCGAGGCGCTGTGGACGCGCAAGGCCGGCACCGCAAACATGGCCTGCGCCGACTGCCACAACGACGCGAGCGCCAGCATGAAGGGTGTCGCGGCGCACTATCCGGCCTTCGACAAGGCGCTGCAAAAGCCGGTCGACCTCGAGGGACGGATCAACCTCTGCCGGACCAACCACCAGCAGGCCTCGCCCTTCGCCTATGAAAGCCGCGAGCTGCTGGCGCTGACCGCCTATGTCGCACGGCAATCGCGCGGCATGCCGATTACGGCCGGCGACGATCCGGAGCTCGCGCCGTTCGTCGAGCATGGCCACGCGTTGTTCATGCAACGGCAGGGCCAGCTCAATCTCGGCTGCACCAACTGCCACGATGATAACTGGGACAAGAAGCTCGCGGGCAGCGCGATCACGCAAGGCCAGCCGACCGGCTATCCGCTGTACCGGCTGGAATGGCAGGCGCTCGGATCGCTGCAGCGGCGGCTGCGCGCGTGCATCACCGGCATCCGCGCGCAGGCTTATGATTATGGTTCGCCCGAGCTGGTCGAGCTCGAGCTCTATCTGATGACGCGGGCGCGCGGCATGCCGGTCGAGACGCCGGCGGTCAGGCCCTAG
- a CDS encoding xanthine dehydrogenase family protein molybdopterin-binding subunit, whose translation MNQHVMPKLNRRAFVIGTATAGAGLALGLDLPFGGPAVVRAADGAPEVNAWVVIRPDDTVVIRIARSEMGQGTLTGLAQLVAEELECDWSKVTTEYPTPGQSVARKRAWGDFSTGGSRGIRTSQDYVRRGGATARVMLVQAAANEWKVPASECKAANSVITHTASGKTTTYGKVAEAAAKLEPPADVKLKDPKDWTIAGKGLKRLDTSDKTTGKMVYGIDVKLPGMLNAAIKDCPVFGGKVKSFDEAKIAGMKGVKKVVQVGDSAVAVVADTWWHAKTALDALPIVWDEGPNAKVSSETIATWLAEGLDNAQPAYIGNQNGDAKAAIAAAAKKVEAVYNYPYQNHATMEPMNATVLYTPDKCEVWCGTQNGEAAFAAALEASGLPAEKVDVHKLMLGGGFGRRGMTDYVRQAVAIAKQMPGTPIKLLWSREEDMQHGKYHPITQCKLTGAFDADNNLVALHYRLSGQSILFSVRPEALQNGMDPAAFQGVAQAGEAAIGYSVPNLLVEHSMRNPHVPPGFWRGVNVNHNAIYMECFMDELALSVGQDPLEFRRKLMGKHPKHLAVLNAVAEKIGWGTPAPQGVYRGIAQVMGYGSYVAGAAEISVTDGSKIKVHRIVASTDPGYVVNPAQVERQIAGSFVYGLSALFYGGCTVKDGRIEQTNFDTYNSMRINEMPKVEAVMVPSGGFWGGVGEPTIGVAAPAVLNAYFAATGKRIRSFPLRNQNISFA comes from the coding sequence CCCGCCGTGGTGCGCGCAGCCGACGGCGCCCCCGAGGTCAACGCCTGGGTCGTGATCCGGCCCGACGACACCGTGGTGATCCGCATCGCCCGCTCCGAGATGGGCCAGGGCACGCTGACCGGCCTCGCCCAGCTCGTCGCTGAAGAACTGGAATGCGACTGGTCGAAGGTCACGACAGAATATCCGACGCCCGGCCAGAGCGTCGCCCGCAAGCGCGCCTGGGGCGATTTCTCGACCGGTGGCAGCCGCGGCATCCGCACCTCGCAGGACTATGTCCGCAGGGGCGGCGCCACCGCGCGCGTGATGCTGGTCCAGGCGGCAGCCAACGAGTGGAAGGTGCCGGCCTCGGAATGCAAGGCCGCCAACAGCGTCATCACCCACACGGCCTCGGGCAAGACGACGACCTACGGCAAGGTCGCGGAAGCCGCAGCCAAGCTCGAGCCGCCGGCCGACGTCAAGCTGAAGGACCCGAAGGACTGGACTATCGCCGGCAAGGGCCTGAAGCGGCTCGACACATCAGACAAGACCACCGGCAAGATGGTCTACGGCATCGACGTCAAGCTGCCGGGCATGCTGAATGCCGCGATCAAGGATTGCCCGGTGTTCGGCGGCAAGGTGAAGAGCTTTGACGAAGCCAAGATCGCCGGCATGAAGGGCGTCAAGAAGGTGGTGCAGGTCGGCGACAGCGCCGTTGCCGTCGTCGCCGACACCTGGTGGCACGCCAAGACCGCGCTGGATGCGCTGCCGATCGTCTGGGACGAAGGCCCCAACGCCAAGGTCTCCAGCGAGACGATCGCGACATGGCTCGCCGAAGGTCTCGACAATGCGCAGCCGGCCTACATCGGCAACCAGAACGGCGATGCCAAGGCGGCGATCGCTGCTGCTGCCAAGAAGGTCGAGGCGGTCTACAACTATCCTTACCAGAACCACGCCACGATGGAGCCGATGAACGCCACCGTGCTCTACACGCCTGACAAATGCGAGGTGTGGTGCGGCACGCAAAATGGCGAGGCGGCCTTCGCCGCGGCGCTCGAGGCCTCCGGCCTGCCGGCGGAGAAGGTCGACGTGCACAAGCTGATGCTTGGCGGCGGCTTCGGCCGGCGCGGCATGACCGACTATGTGCGGCAGGCGGTGGCGATCGCCAAGCAGATGCCGGGCACGCCGATCAAGCTGTTGTGGTCGCGCGAAGAGGACATGCAGCACGGCAAGTATCACCCGATCACGCAGTGCAAGCTGACCGGCGCGTTCGATGCCGACAACAATTTGGTCGCGCTGCATTACCGGCTGTCGGGCCAATCCATCCTGTTCTCGGTGCGCCCGGAAGCATTGCAGAACGGCATGGACCCCGCCGCGTTCCAGGGCGTCGCGCAAGCCGGCGAGGCCGCGATCGGCTACTCGGTACCGAACCTGCTGGTCGAGCATTCGATGCGCAACCCGCACGTCCCGCCGGGCTTCTGGCGCGGCGTCAACGTCAATCACAACGCGATCTACATGGAATGCTTCATGGACGAGCTGGCGCTATCCGTCGGCCAGGACCCACTCGAATTCCGCCGCAAGCTGATGGGCAAGCACCCCAAGCATCTCGCTGTGCTCAACGCCGTGGCCGAGAAGATCGGCTGGGGCACGCCGGCACCGCAGGGCGTCTATCGCGGCATCGCGCAGGTGATGGGCTATGGCAGCTATGTTGCCGGCGCCGCCGAGATCTCGGTGACCGACGGCAGCAAGATCAAGGTGCATCGCATCGTCGCCTCCACCGACCCCGGCTATGTCGTCAATCCGGCGCAGGTGGAACGGCAGATCGCGGGCTCCTTCGTCTACGGCCTCAGCGCGCTGTTCTACGGCGGCTGCACCGTGAAGGACGGCCGCATCGAGCAGACCAATTTCGACACCTACAACTCGATGCGCATCAACGAGATGCCGAAGGTGGAAGCGGTGATGGTACCGAGCGGCGGGTTCTGGGGCGGCGTCGGCGAGCCGACCATCGGCGTCGCGGCACCGGCGGTGCTGAACGCCTATTTCGCCGCGACGGGCAAGCGCATCCGCAGCTTCCCGCTGCGCAACCAGAACATCAGCTTCGCCTGA
- the soxX gene encoding sulfur oxidation c-type cytochrome SoxX gives MLLAAGLFAACWPANAEELRPYTVAGDAIPASLTGTKGDVARGRALIVERSSTCILCHSGPFPEQAFQGDLAPNLAGSGSRWSEGQLRLRLVDASHLNAATIMPSYYRVDGLARVGTSWRGKPILSAEQIEDIVAYLVTLRN, from the coding sequence ATGCTTCTCGCCGCCGGACTGTTCGCCGCCTGCTGGCCCGCAAACGCCGAGGAGCTACGGCCCTACACCGTCGCGGGCGATGCGATTCCAGCCTCGCTGACGGGAACCAAGGGCGATGTCGCGCGCGGCCGCGCGCTGATCGTCGAGCGTTCCTCCACTTGCATCCTCTGTCACAGCGGCCCATTTCCCGAGCAGGCGTTCCAGGGCGACCTTGCGCCAAACCTCGCCGGCAGCGGCAGCCGCTGGTCGGAGGGACAGTTGCGGCTCCGCCTGGTCGATGCGTCGCATCTCAATGCGGCGACGATCATGCCGTCCTACTATCGCGTCGACGGGCTCGCGCGGGTCGGCACCTCATGGCGCGGCAAGCCGATCCTGTCGGCGGAGCAGATCGAGGATATCGTGGCGTATCTGGTCACGCTAAGGAACTAG
- a CDS encoding NAD(P)/FAD-dependent oxidoreductase — MAVTRHQTRRDVIRGAAAVAAAALARPALAQAAPRIAVIGGGFGGAACARALRRLDTKLQVTLIEPNRTFTACPFSNEVIAGLRELAAQQFTYDKVAADGITVAAQAATKVDAQARSIALADGTTLSYDRLVLAPGIDMRFDALSGYDEAAAEKMPHAWKAGEQTMLLRRQLEAMDDGGLVVIAVPAAPLRCPPAPYERASLIAHYLKANKPKSKILVLDAKDNYSQQKLFEKAWTELYPGMIERIALSQGGRVTSVDPATNEIVTDFGNYTAAVANVIPPQRAGRIADIAGAADHTGWCPIDPVTFASKLVPNIHVIGDAAIAGGIPKSASAAAAQGRACAAAIVNSLAGKAPETPRLDGACYNTVAPGYAFSLKGIYRPKEDQYAEAEVTTSPVDAPREARQQEADQAFGWFKRITGEAFG; from the coding sequence ATGGCCGTCACGCGTCATCAGACGCGCAGGGATGTGATCCGTGGCGCCGCTGCCGTCGCAGCGGCCGCCCTGGCGCGTCCGGCGCTAGCGCAGGCGGCGCCGCGCATCGCGGTGATCGGCGGCGGCTTCGGCGGCGCGGCCTGCGCGCGGGCGCTGCGGCGGCTCGACACAAAGCTCCAGGTCACGCTGATCGAGCCGAACAGGACTTTCACCGCCTGCCCGTTCAGCAACGAGGTGATCGCGGGTCTGCGCGAGCTTGCCGCGCAGCAATTCACCTATGACAAGGTTGCGGCCGACGGCATCACGGTCGCCGCGCAGGCGGCGACGAAGGTCGATGCCCAGGCGCGCAGCATCGCGCTCGCTGACGGGACAACGCTGTCCTATGACCGGCTGGTGCTGGCCCCCGGCATCGACATGCGCTTCGACGCCCTCTCCGGCTATGACGAGGCGGCGGCCGAAAAGATGCCGCACGCCTGGAAGGCCGGCGAGCAAACCATGCTGCTGCGCAGGCAGCTTGAAGCCATGGACGATGGCGGCCTCGTCGTGATCGCGGTGCCGGCTGCGCCGCTGCGCTGTCCGCCCGCGCCTTACGAGCGCGCCAGCCTGATCGCGCATTATCTGAAGGCGAACAAGCCGAAGTCGAAAATCCTGGTGCTCGACGCCAAGGACAATTACTCGCAGCAGAAGCTGTTCGAGAAGGCCTGGACGGAGCTCTATCCCGGCATGATCGAACGGATTGCGCTGTCGCAGGGCGGACGGGTGACGTCGGTCGATCCGGCGACGAATGAGATCGTCACCGACTTCGGCAACTACACCGCCGCGGTCGCCAATGTGATCCCGCCGCAAAGAGCCGGCCGCATTGCCGACATCGCCGGAGCCGCCGACCACACCGGCTGGTGCCCGATCGATCCCGTTACCTTTGCTTCAAAGCTCGTTCCCAACATCCACGTCATCGGAGATGCCGCGATCGCCGGCGGCATCCCGAAATCCGCCTCCGCCGCGGCGGCCCAAGGCCGCGCCTGCGCGGCCGCGATCGTCAACTCCCTGGCGGGCAAGGCGCCGGAGACGCCGCGGCTCGATGGCGCCTGCTACAACACGGTCGCTCCCGGCTACGCCTTCTCGCTGAAGGGCATCTATCGGCCCAAGGAAGATCAGTACGCCGAGGCCGAGGTCACCACGAGCCCGGTCGACGCGCCGCGCGAGGCGCGCCAGCAAGAAGCTGACCAAGCGTTCGGCTGGTTCAAGAGGATCACGGGAGAGGCCTTTGGCTAG
- a CDS encoding amidohydrolase family protein: protein MAHDAPQATGPSKLVIRNIGLLLSGALEKPILDADTIVAENGKITAIGRLKDVDTEGATTIVDANGTTVAPGLIDSHVHPVAGDWTPRQNQINWIDSYLHGGVTTMISAGEVHMPGRPRDVVGLKAMAIFAQRAFWTLRPGGVKVHAGAPVIECEMVEDDFKEMAAAGVKLLGEVGLGGVKDGPTARKMVGWARKYGIQSTIHTGGPSIPGSGLIDKDVVLEADTDVVGHINGGHTALPDDQIRCICEGCKRGLELVHNGNERSALFTLRTAREMGDLHRVILGTDAPAGSGVQPLGILRMVSLLSSLGELPAELAFCLATGNTARMRELDCGLIEVGRSADFVLMDKAQHSPGKNILESVRLGDLPGIGMTIIDGIVRTQRSRNTPPAGKVPEVVAK, encoded by the coding sequence ATGGCGCACGATGCACCCCAGGCGACCGGTCCGAGCAAGCTGGTGATCCGCAATATCGGGCTGTTGCTGTCGGGAGCCCTGGAAAAGCCGATCCTGGATGCCGACACCATCGTCGCCGAGAACGGCAAGATCACCGCGATCGGCCGCCTCAAGGACGTCGACACCGAAGGCGCCACCACCATCGTCGATGCCAATGGCACCACGGTCGCGCCCGGCCTGATCGATAGCCACGTTCACCCGGTGGCCGGCGACTGGACGCCGCGGCAGAACCAGATCAACTGGATCGACAGCTATCTGCATGGCGGCGTCACCACCATGATCTCCGCCGGCGAGGTGCACATGCCCGGGCGTCCGCGCGACGTCGTCGGGTTGAAGGCGATGGCGATCTTCGCGCAACGCGCGTTCTGGACGCTGCGTCCGGGCGGCGTGAAGGTGCATGCCGGTGCGCCCGTGATCGAATGCGAGATGGTGGAGGACGATTTCAAGGAAATGGCCGCCGCCGGCGTCAAGCTGCTTGGCGAGGTCGGGCTCGGCGGCGTCAAGGATGGACCGACCGCGCGCAAGATGGTCGGCTGGGCGCGCAAATACGGCATTCAAAGCACGATCCACACCGGCGGCCCGTCGATCCCGGGCTCCGGCCTGATCGACAAGGACGTGGTGCTGGAAGCCGACACCGACGTCGTTGGCCACATCAATGGCGGCCACACCGCCCTGCCCGACGACCAGATCCGCTGCATCTGCGAGGGCTGCAAGCGCGGGCTCGAGCTGGTGCATAACGGCAACGAGCGCTCGGCGCTGTTCACGCTGCGCACCGCGCGCGAGATGGGCGATCTGCACCGCGTCATCCTCGGCACCGACGCACCCGCCGGCTCCGGCGTGCAGCCACTCGGCATCTTGCGGATGGTCTCGCTGTTGTCCTCGCTCGGCGAGCTCCCGGCCGAGCTGGCGTTCTGCCTTGCGACCGGCAACACCGCGCGGATGCGCGAGCTCGATTGCGGCCTGATCGAGGTCGGCCGCTCGGCCGATTTCGTGCTGATGGACAAGGCGCAGCATTCGCCGGGCAAGAACATCCTGGAGAGCGTCCGGCTCGGCGATCTCCCGGGCATCGGCATGACCATCATCGACGGTATCGTCCGCACCCAGCGCAGCCGCAACACGCCGCCCGCGGGCAAGGTGCCGGAGGTGGTGGCGAAGTGA
- a CDS encoding selenium-binding protein SBP56-related protein: MTMRPDPTFHASPKLAMEAPAESFAYTVLLSPDFSKPDALAVIDVKPGSPTYSKIVHTLTMPNKGDEFHHFGWNACSSALSPLAGHAFLERRYLIIPGMRSSRIYIVDTKPDPTQAKIHKIIEPEEIFKKTGYSRPHTIHCGPDGIYVSTLGGSGKDGTDGPPGIFIMDCETFEVLGRWEIDRGPQTKHYDFWWNLPRDYMVSSEWALPPQFENGIVPEDLLSNKYGHRLHFWDLRARRNVQTIDLGANHQMALEVRPAHDPVREHGFVGVVVDTTNLEGSIWTWWREGGKFHIEKTVTIPPEPASKDQLPPLLQGFGAVPPLVTDIDLSMDDKFLYVACWGTGEMRQYDVSDPRKPKLAGSVRIGGIVHRAPHPNGQAFAGGPQMVEISRDGKRVYWTNSLYSTWDNQFYPQGIPGAEVMANASPGGGLELAKDYWVSFPDGYRAHQIRLDGGDCSTDSFCYPSV, from the coding sequence ATGACGATGAGGCCAGATCCTACGTTCCACGCGTCGCCGAAGCTCGCGATGGAAGCGCCGGCCGAAAGCTTTGCCTACACCGTGCTGCTCAGTCCGGATTTTTCAAAGCCGGACGCACTCGCGGTGATCGACGTCAAGCCCGGCTCGCCGACCTACAGCAAGATCGTCCATACGTTGACGATGCCCAACAAGGGCGACGAGTTCCACCATTTCGGCTGGAACGCCTGCTCGTCGGCGCTGTCGCCGCTGGCCGGACACGCCTTCCTCGAGCGTCGCTATCTCATCATCCCCGGCATGCGATCGTCCCGGATCTATATCGTCGACACCAAGCCGGACCCGACGCAAGCGAAGATCCACAAGATCATCGAGCCCGAGGAGATCTTCAAGAAGACCGGCTACTCGCGACCGCACACCATCCACTGCGGGCCGGACGGCATCTATGTCAGCACGCTCGGCGGGAGCGGCAAGGACGGCACCGACGGGCCGCCCGGCATCTTCATCATGGACTGCGAGACATTCGAGGTGCTCGGCCGGTGGGAGATCGATCGTGGCCCGCAGACCAAGCATTATGATTTCTGGTGGAACCTGCCGCGCGACTACATGGTGAGCAGCGAGTGGGCCTTGCCGCCGCAGTTCGAGAACGGCATCGTGCCGGAAGACCTGCTGTCGAACAAATACGGCCATCGGCTGCATTTCTGGGACCTGCGCGCCCGACGCAATGTCCAGACCATCGACCTCGGCGCCAATCATCAAATGGCGCTGGAGGTGCGTCCGGCGCACGATCCGGTTCGCGAACACGGCTTCGTTGGCGTCGTGGTCGATACCACGAACCTCGAGGGTTCGATCTGGACCTGGTGGCGCGAGGGCGGCAAGTTTCACATCGAGAAGACGGTGACGATCCCACCCGAGCCTGCATCGAAAGACCAGCTGCCGCCGCTGCTGCAGGGCTTCGGCGCCGTACCTCCGCTGGTGACCGACATCGACTTGTCGATGGATGACAAGTTTCTCTACGTCGCCTGCTGGGGCACCGGCGAGATGCGCCAATACGACGTCAGCGATCCGCGCAAGCCGAAGCTCGCCGGATCGGTCCGCATCGGCGGCATCGTTCATCGCGCGCCACACCCGAACGGACAGGCTTTTGCCGGCGGGCCGCAGATGGTCGAGATCAGCCGCGACGGCAAGCGGGTCTACTGGACCAATTCGCTCTACTCGACCTGGGACAACCAGTTCTATCCGCAAGGCATTCCCGGCGCCGAGGTGATGGCGAATGCAAGCCCGGGCGGCGGCCTCGAACTGGCGAAGGATTATTGGGTCAGCTTCCCCGACGGTTACCGGGCGCACCAGATCCGGCTCGATGGCGGTGACTGCTCCACCGACTCCTTCTGCTATCCGTCGGTCTAG
- a CDS encoding MarR family winged helix-turn-helix transcriptional regulator, with translation MARSAAQKRSVKATKPGYVLDEQIGFILRQVSQRHAVIFAREIGINLTPTQWAALSKLSEVGACSQNQLGRLTSMDVATIKGVIDRLTARGLTETAPDPDDGRRLLVSLTRAGQQMADKAAPNALVISRETLAPLDAKERETLIALLGKLR, from the coding sequence ATGGCGAGGAGTGCTGCGCAGAAGCGAAGTGTCAAGGCGACCAAGCCGGGATACGTGCTGGACGAGCAGATCGGCTTCATCCTGCGCCAGGTGTCGCAGCGTCACGCCGTGATCTTCGCCCGCGAGATCGGCATCAATCTGACGCCGACGCAGTGGGCGGCGCTGTCGAAGCTGTCGGAGGTCGGCGCCTGCTCGCAGAACCAGCTCGGGCGGCTGACCTCGATGGACGTTGCGACCATCAAGGGCGTGATCGATCGCCTGACCGCGCGCGGCCTGACCGAGACCGCGCCGGATCCCGACGACGGCCGCCGCCTGCTGGTGAGCCTGACGCGCGCCGGCCAGCAGATGGCCGACAAGGCCGCGCCCAACGCGCTGGTGATCTCCAGGGAGACGCTGGCGCCGCTGGACGCCAAGGAGCGCGAGACGCTGATCGCGCTGCTCGGCAAGCTTCGCTGA
- a CDS encoding ABC transporter ATP-binding protein has product MKLTVKDLNSFYGPAHILFDIALEVGEGEVVALLGRNGAGKSTTFRSIVGLVENRSGRVMFEGRDVSDLPTHAIVRGGLGYVPEERRIFTDLTVEENLEVGRQPKRPGAPQWDREKLFKLFPNLGEMRGRPGGRMSGGEQQMLTIARTLMGNPSLVLLDEPSEGLSPKIVEQMVDAILAMKKEGVSIVVSEQNLHFARLISDRAYIIERGRICFGGTMAELDARPDIRDAHLSL; this is encoded by the coding sequence ATGAAGCTGACGGTAAAGGATCTCAACAGCTTCTACGGCCCGGCGCATATCCTGTTCGACATCGCGCTCGAGGTCGGCGAGGGCGAGGTGGTGGCACTGCTCGGGCGCAACGGCGCCGGCAAATCGACCACGTTCCGCTCCATCGTCGGCCTGGTCGAGAACCGCTCCGGCCGCGTGATGTTCGAAGGCCGGGACGTCTCCGATTTGCCGACGCATGCGATCGTGCGCGGCGGTCTCGGCTATGTGCCGGAGGAACGGCGCATCTTCACGGATCTGACGGTCGAGGAGAATCTCGAGGTCGGCCGCCAGCCGAAGCGGCCGGGCGCGCCGCAATGGGACCGCGAAAAACTGTTCAAGCTGTTCCCGAACCTCGGCGAGATGCGCGGCCGGCCCGGCGGGCGCATGAGCGGCGGCGAGCAGCAGATGCTGACGATCGCGCGCACGCTGATGGGCAATCCGTCGCTGGTGCTGCTCGACGAGCCCTCGGAGGGGCTGTCGCCGAAAATCGTCGAGCAGATGGTCGATGCGATCCTGGCGATGAAGAAAGAGGGCGTCAGCATCGTCGTCTCCGAGCAGAATCTGCATTTCGCCCGGCTGATCTCGGATCGCGCCTACATCATCGAGCGCGGCCGGATCTGTTTTGGCGGCACCATGGCGGAACTCGATGCGCGTCCGGATATCCGCGACGCGCATCTGTCGCTGTAA
- a CDS encoding ferredoxin--NADP reductase — MSNFNQESVLSVHHWTDTLFSFKTTRNPSFRFRNGEFTMIGLKVGEKPLLRAYSVASANYEDTLEFFSIKVPDGPLTSRLQHLKEGDEIIVSRKATGTLVIDNLEDGRNLYLVGTGTGLAPFLSVIKDPETYDRFEKVVLLHGCRRVKELAYGEMITEKLPQDELIGELVRDQLIYYPTVTRDPFRNRGRITDLITSGKLFTDIGLPALDAAHDRVMICGSPALVADTRTLLNGRGFVEGNHGEPAQFVVEKAFAER; from the coding sequence ATGAGCAATTTCAACCAGGAAAGCGTCCTCAGCGTTCACCACTGGACCGACACGCTGTTCTCCTTCAAAACCACGCGCAATCCGTCGTTCCGCTTCCGCAACGGCGAGTTCACCATGATCGGGCTCAAGGTCGGCGAGAAGCCGCTGCTGCGGGCCTACAGCGTCGCCAGCGCGAATTACGAGGACACGCTGGAGTTCTTCTCGATCAAGGTTCCGGACGGCCCGCTGACCTCGCGCCTCCAGCACCTCAAGGAAGGCGACGAGATCATCGTCAGCCGCAAGGCGACCGGCACGCTCGTCATCGACAACCTCGAGGACGGCCGCAACCTCTATCTGGTCGGCACCGGCACCGGCCTCGCGCCGTTCCTCAGCGTGATCAAGGATCCCGAGACCTACGACCGCTTCGAGAAGGTCGTGCTGCTGCACGGCTGCCGCCGCGTCAAGGAACTCGCCTATGGCGAGATGATCACCGAGAAGCTGCCGCAGGACGAACTGATCGGCGAATTGGTGCGCGACCAGCTGATCTACTACCCGACCGTGACGCGCGATCCGTTCCGCAACCGCGGCCGCATCACCGACCTCATCACCTCGGGCAAGCTGTTCACCGACATCGGCCTGCCGGCGCTCGATGCCGCGCATGACCGCGTCATGATCTGCGGCTCGCCCGCGCTGGTCGCCGATACCCGCACGCTGCTGAACGGCCGCGGCTTCGTCGAAGGCAATCACGGCGAGCCCGCGCAGTTCGTGGTCGAGAAGGCGTTCGCCGAGCGCTGA